Within the Hippoglossus stenolepis isolate QCI-W04-F060 chromosome 2, HSTE1.2, whole genome shotgun sequence genome, the region ttttgatcATTATAATTAACAATATGAGGTCCTTGAACATAACGAAATGTTTATTTACTCTATTGGTCTTGCTGTAGATCGGAACtttctgaaatatttataaCCTGATGCccttttttgttgtctttaagGTTATCAGAATATGGAAGGAAGAAGACATTCTCTTAGAAAAGGCCTTCAAAGCAACAGTAAGTCTGAACATGGGTTCATCTCTTCTGTCAACAGCATTTTGCATCCGCtccatttgaaaatgtatttttaaaaagtattaagtAGGGTACAGAtccatgaaataaatatttctctcattctcttcTACTGCCAACATGGTTTATTGTAccatggcttttttttttattatctagaAAGCCCCTTATTTTTGGAATTATCCATAGTATTCTGAGTAACCAGCCAAAAAAGCTAGAAATGCCTTTACTGATGGCACATTCTCATTCCGGCCTCCTGTGCAAATATTCTCTCCAGCTGTCATCAGATGTCTGGAAGGTCCATTGTGTGGATGGAGCGGAGCCTGTGGTCTTATTTCAGAGAGGAGCTGTGAGACTGCTGGACTCGCTGCTTTCTGCTCCCCAGCAGCCCATAGAGGAAGTCCTGTCTCAAGAAGAGGCCATCAGGTCAGTATCATGATGCCTTAGAGCCAGAGGAAAACCCTTGTGTTACAATCGCCGGATTGCTGATGCAGacctttttgtttctttcagccTGTAAATGCATTGTCTTTTTGTTCTTTAGGTGGAGCACCAACATAGTGGCAGAGACACAGCAGATTGTCGTCTTCACAACTGAACAGGTAACAGAATTCAAAATGTTTGACTTGTGACAAAAAAGTTGATCaatcatttcaaatatttcaggTTTAAGTGTTTGTTGGACTTGTATCACAATGCCAAGccataaaataattaattcagTGTTATGCTAATGTGCCTACACATGAATGACATGGATTTAAATTACCCACTTAGCAAAATATAATTAGTCTATCCTTGTTTTCTTCACATGCGGCAGGGAAAGCTATTAGGTACTGAACTGTttctaaatgtttgtttgcctcACTGTCTTCCCACAGAAAGGAGATCATTTCCTCTACCTGCAGAGACTGAACCCTAACACCCTACAGAGGTACCGGCTGGAGAGAGAAGAGCCTGGTGTCGCCCCGCTCAGCTTCTCTGCCTCCTACAGGGATAAACACATCCGCCTGCTTTATCTCTGTAAGCCAGCATTTCCTTTGAAAACCCTTTTAGTGTCAGTGTTTGGCAGCTCAGGCGAGTTTTAATGGActtggaaatgaaaacaggctCAACACAGCGGGTGATAAGAATTTCTAATAGAAaggaacaaacataaatacagacagtGATAGCCCAATGGCAGTAATTTTAATGCTTTGTATGCAAGAGGTGTGTGATGAAAACGGACACACGTGAAAGAGTCCTGGTAGGTATGTTTTCTAAACTGTTTGAATTCAGCACCCTGCCACTACTAATGGAGACCTGCCACAAACGAGGCACCCTACTCATTTAGCATAACTGTAGAGAGAAGTGACTGACCCTGGTTcagtatagctgctttcagacatgcgctgaactTATGCCCATTAGgctcctcttgtctctctttcttcctcactGCAATTCAGCTGAACTAAGAAGGGAAACATGTGGCTGTGACCTTTTGTGCCCTTATTAAGGGGGTTAGATGTTTATGATAAACAACTTGTAGCCtataattaaatcattttatccTGAGCGGGAGCCCCATGCTGTGTATCCTCTTGATTGGGCAGCCAATGCTGATCTTTCAGTTGAATGACAGACTCAACACCTAGGATCCAATATTGTTGAGATTCTTTTTACATTAGATGTTGTATTGCATGTGACATGCAAAGTGAGAGTGATGTTATTGGCTCCATCTACCCTCTCccttccttttccctttttgtgCCTAATTGTTTTCCTGCCCCACAGACCCTAACGGCCATGTGTACCAGAGTGTGGTCTCTGTGCGAGGCCTGGCGACTGAAGAAGGGACTCAGGCTCTGTCACTTCCCCGTAGCCTGCTGCTGGCTCTTCCTGTGGGTGAGGGCCCGCTGGAGGCAGCGTCAGCCATGGTCCTGGATGAAGCCCATGTAGCTGTTGTCGGTGTTCCACATCCCTCTGCTGGAGCTGGTAAAGGTAACTTCAGTTCGTTTACCCTGACTACAGACAACAGGTGCTCTACTCGGACATATCTGTTTGAGGTTTTCAGGTGAAATTGGACTGAGGAtatgatgtttgtttctgtttttgctcGACTCAAAGTAGCATTTTTAGCATGCCAGATCCAGATGTGTGTCCTAAAGGTTTAAGTTACTTTAGAAAAGtaagaaactgttaaaactaAAATTATTTTTAGGTTCAAATTATTACTTCAGTCTAAATATTACTGTAATCTTCTACTGTATTCTATCTTTTTTACATGTGGAccatattttcagaataaatgcACAAGAATGACTCCAGTATCTaatgtgagtgtctgtgtttcctgattgtctctgtctttgatTTTTCAGACTTTCTCTGCATCTGGAATACCAATTTCCAAACGCTTCAGGCGGGAAAAGAAATGGCTGGTAAAATCTATGGGCAGGTAGGGTTGCTTTACAATATCAAATTTAAATTAGCATGACACTCAGTAAAGTGCACACAGCCTCCAAGGCCAGacagtccccttacattcaatcaagctgcaccatacTGATAGATATCGGTTCCTTAAATATGCCAGATGTTTTCCCATCAAGTATTCcatgggaaatcagtgaaaatgttgaaggACCCTGTATCTTGCAATTCAGGCCAGTAGTTTATGCATCATCGTGCTTACATACAGTGGGAAATACAATATACTGATGTGGACTTTTAGTCATGCTAGTGACAGGAGAGTAGAGCTCATACGGGACAGTCACCAGTGTGCATGCAAGCTTTGTTGCTGATGTTAGAAGTGTGCATGAACCACACCCACATTACGACCGGCCAAGGTTCCCTGTCCTTCCAGCTGCTGGGTGCTGACGGAGGCCTGTATGACTTTGGTAGAGCATTGTGTCTGCGCTCCACTGTGACGGGCTTCACTGTCCCTCCTCACAACTGCATTGCAGTTTACAATCTTAAGATAGATGGATAAACACACTAGATCACgcagtctttgtttttaatctatATAACATTTGCTTGTACCATTAATTCtgatccattttcttttctttctgatttAGCTATGGTGTTATTCCAACAAGTTATTCATTCCACATGGGAAAACCCTCTCTGTTATCCCATTTGTCTGCCCCACATCGTCACTGGCCTATGCACTGGGGAAACTGAGGCAGGCCAAGACTGAAGGTGAGCGTAAACAATATTTTGGTACTGTGATCTTAATAAAAATATTCttgcagacaaaagaaaaacctgtaACCTTTACAACTTGTTTGCTTGATTTATTACATGTAattaatacaacaatatattGTATTGTGTACAGtacatataaaacaaaataaaaatgtctaaCTACCACAGATTCCAAAGCTCCAGCTTCTGTACCATCTTGGAACAACATTCTGCACGGGGAGAAAGCTCAGCCCTCCAGAACGGTGGAGACCAGGAAGACGGTGAGTTAGataactgtgtttttatatgcGTTCTCAAGGCAAAATAAGGTCAATGACTTGATACAGCGAGGACAGACTTTCTTTTTGcaaagaaaacctgaaaatgTTTAAGTtagttttgtcactttcttaaaagaaaaaatactacAAGGCAACTGTACTGTTTAGAATTTGTGGTCTTGTTGATAATGGCAACTCTAATGaactcttcttttctctccctatAGAGAACAACCCGTAAGACTCAATCAACTCCTTGTTTAACAACTGACCAAGTTCTGGAGCTCATTAAGGTAAAATGcaaattttagtttttgtggtCCTGATTTGCATGCTTCAGCAAAACAAGATTTACAAACgctgatattgttttattttcccactGTAGACGGCCCCAGTAGAAGATGTCCAGAAAGAAGTGGAGGGGCTTCTGTCCAGATCCGACATCCAGGACTTGCAGCCCTCAGTGGGGCGGCTTGTATCAGTCCTTGTGTCCAGGAGCCTGGCTGATCCAGCTTTCTACACCCCGAGCACCCTGGCTCAGCTGGTGCACACTCAGGGTCTCTGTCACAGGTCAGGaagattaaaatgtttctcaaaaCTACTATCTTACATCagtctttattttacaaaatgtgtttctctgctgttaTACAATAATGGGACCATTTACCTTTTATGAcctcctgcagtgtgtgtcctgACCTTGTGCTGTTGGCCCTGGAGAGGAAGGACTACTTTCTGTGTCAACTCTGCTTGCAGTTCTTCCCTGACATCCCTGAAGCTGTCACCTGTGCCTGTCTGATGGCCTTTATCAGGTAAAAACCTAATTTCTTATAAACTATGTTGAACATACAATATGTGGTGCAGGTGATGAGGTCATCTGGGATAGTTTTTAATACCAGGCCTCAGATACAAGCAAGAGATCCTGTCTATGCCTGTTACCTTTTGTGACCACAGGGGGCACcaaagtaatacaaaatatttagtttgatgAAATTCACTGTGTGCAGCATATTTCATCAAAGTCAGATTTTTAATAATCTGACTTGGTTTAATATAAAGTGATTAACAATATGCTGTTCTACCTTGGTCTTGCAGTATGCCAGACGTTGATGCAGAGAAAGGGAGCCTGGAGCCCGACAGCGTCTCCTTCATGGAAACCCTCATATCTCAGGAGCGTGGCCAGGTCGGCTTGCAGAACGGTTTCAGCCCCCCCTCCTTGGACGAGCAGCACTCAGACGCCCACAGAGGAGGTGATGTCATCATCACCAACgcagaagaaaaggagaagaccTCAACTCCCACAGAACAGATGTGTCCCGTGGGATTACACAAGGCTGTTCTACTGTATCCTTCCAATGCACAGTCAATCAAACACAATTGACCAATGAGGCAACTATTCACAATCAACTTAGGCTACGTCCATACTACTACAACTTTGTTTGAAAACTCAGCCACTGATACACCTGTCATACACTCTACTCCTCAGTTTGAGAGATGTTAAAATTGAGAAGTTCTGAAACGCTGCTggttttagtttaaaatatCTGGGGctttgttttagtctggacgggcagaaacagagTTTTGGTAAtaatgacgtagacactcaccACGGCTGATTGGATATTTTCGTTTAACATGAAccccttctggaagaaaacaaccagcattagcctGAGATAccagaacacaacatggataatcaattacaagcgttgctgactctgttgtctttgcaaacagcTGTTGTATAGttaaattctgtgtttttcaatgatccaactgcttacatgtgtaggagacaaaCTTGTATTCAAGCAATTCCTATGTACACTGGGACCTGTATGCTTTCGTCTGTACCCTGGCATGCACTCGCCCACTGTACGCGAGTGGTCACACGAAATGCCATGTTGGTATGGACGGGGTATTAGaactgatacggagccaaaacacaTGACATTTTAAGTTGTAAACGTTTGTTACCGAaaatgtagtagtatggatgtagccttgaAGTTAGTTTCTGTTGCTGCACATATTTTGTGTTGGTAAATAAACTTAGAAACTTAATAGATGCAGTAAtcaatttaaaatgactgaGAAATGTTTAAGTATGACACTTTAACTCAGGCTGCAAAGAAATGAGGTGTTGCAGACGGCGTACAGCGACACTTTCCTCCTCCCACACCTTAAAGATCTCTCCTCCCAGAATGTTGTTGTAAGTAACAGATTGGTTGATGCTATTTAGGTTGTTCAGGTATGAAATTTATGTACAATTTACAACTCTTTAGTCCTCAGTCTTTATCCATGGAGTCTGATTGTGGATTGTTCTGCTATTTTTTGTTCAAATGAAAGTagtgaaaataacaataaatgtaGCTCATTGCATGTTGCACCATTTAATAGGCCGTTCTAGTGTTTTCAGTCAGTCCAGCTATAGTAACtaaaaaacatgtgtttactgcgtttattttctttctcgTCCAATCAGCTTTTCCTCCAGTATCTGCAGTTCCTCTACCTAAAATTTTCCCAGGATGCTGTGCCACAGATGGGATTGAGATCACCAAGTCTGGCTCAGGTCTGTATCAATGTCTGCCCCTATTATCAGGATGTCCATCTTTGACACATCAATACAGGCAGTGTCTGTCACAGGAGGACATATTACTTGACTTACCTGGAGGCAGAAAACGTTATTTTTGCTCACTTAGCTCACCAATTTGCCAATCCAGATATGGTGGAGGTAAAATGTTAATTCAAACCTGAACTTTGTGAATTCAGTTCAGCCACAGAAAAAATGTCAAGGGATGTAGAGTTGTACTGAGATAGATTATAAGAACCCAAAGCCTCTGGGGACATGTTTGTGCCTAGTATGATCATATCTGCCAAATGccatcaattttttttaaacttctaaTATGGAACAAACGTGAAATAACGGCTATCATGATATTCAGATCTAGTCAGATTTATTTCTATACTATATTGAAAAACAGGATTTGAGCCAAAGTGCCACGATTGTAAAAATCATGCCAAATTGTGTTATGTAACCAATCAGACTTtcctgtttaaaaacaaaacaaatgacagttgtgtttttctttgcgtTTGATTAAAGATCATGGACTGGGTTTGCTTGGTGTTGGACGCTCATTTCACTGTGCTGGTGATGACCCCAGAGGCCAAAGGATTACTGCTGAACCTCCACAACTTTGTGAAGTCACAGGTAACACTCTCCTCTTTGTAACTGGTTGCATGTTGGTTTTATTGCAGTCGTTCTGTGTGCCTGTTATTGAAGATGTGTTAAAAGTTATGTGGGAaagcatttaaaacaatttgctTTCTTGTGTCCTCAGGTGAGACTGGTTTCTGAGCTTGGAAAGATCGAGAGCAGCCTCCAGGAGCTCAacaagatgaaagaaaagagggacaTTGGACAATACTCCATTGAAGTCATTGAGCTGTTTTAGAATGTGTACAGAATACTTTTAATAAACCTTCGAGCAGATCGTCTCCTCCCGACTGTTCACCTGAAGGCGTTTCAGGGTTGTTTGCATGTCTCGACTGGTTTTAGAAGTGCTTTTTGGCGCAGATGCTCACCACCAAAACTCAAGTTGCATGAATTTCACTGAAGACATTGAACTGACTTGCAGTTCAATCTCAACTGTTTTAAATTTGTGTAAGCCAATGAAAATGTGTCCATTCCTATGACTTCAATTGCATGATTTATTTACACTGTCAGTTTGGTATAACACATACAAAAGCAACTTAATACAGCAGTATGGTTACGGTTTTAACCTTCATTCATAGTGAGACTGCCATTGAACAATTAACTGCCGGAGTGAATGGTTGTATTTTGTATGTCCTAACACAGCTGGATATGTGTAAGTGTGCCAGCTGGGACTCTACAGGGTTTCCACAGGAGAAGCTTATATGTTGAATACAATTGTCTAACAAAGAGAAAACGGTCAATGtgtgactttatttttattaaaagatCAAGGTTGAAATACAACCAATCAGTGTTGGAATCACTGTAGTTCCTGTTGTGATTTCTGTAAACTCATAGTGTGACAACTAAAGGTAATTAATATTATCTGTATTATAAGGTGGTAAAAAACAATGAGTAGGTTTCATCATGCACTGAACACTTGAAACAACATCTTCAACTCCTTGAACAATTTGTTGTACAAGTTAgatattttcagacatgaactcttgAGGATGTCCGCACCATTAGCTCCGAACTTTCTAccgagtttgcctttcacatatgaaaaacacagcaggagattcttaGTTGTTTGCTAACAAACCTATGTAGATGGATTTTGGAAAGAAATATGTCTGGGTACGCAGTGATCTTGTCGTTGAATAGCTGATgcaaaaaacatttgctttggTTAATTATTTCATAGCTGATTAATTTTGAAATGCAATTATtttatcacaaacaaaaaatgtttagcaaaagaaagtgaatgaatAGCAATTCTAATTTGTCTCAACACATAATCTTGTAATTTTTACACCTACATCTAgagcacctttaaaaacaagagTCACATGGTGCTTCACAGAATGAGGAAATCCACATTATACTCGTCAATGGAATTAAAAACTGATGAAGGAACAATGACAGCTATAAAGTCATGTAGAAGTTGTGATGTTACACATGttataatttaaatgtaactgGGACACATGGTTACAACAGAATATATCCAGTTATATGTTTGTTGAACTCAACATTGCTACTAAAAGGTTTAAATGGTTCATCCAATCGAAAACAGTGTCAGATTTCCTTGGTAATTTTCTTAATGCATTCTCTGAATTGATCCAATTCTACTTATTATAATGGATGGCCTGCTtagattttagtgtttttattcatttatgactgtgttttacttgtttttatgATATTGTTGTGCATTGTTACTTATTGCTTACCTATTTGtgactttgttttgagaagtgctacacaaataaagatgttatattattatcagGGAGTAAATTCAaggttatttaaaatgtatttggaaaataaataacacgCGGCAGTTTGTATATTCACTACGTTTAAAACCAGATCAAATATCGTCACCCTTTTAAACTAATGTCCCAAGAATTTTGTTcaggtttttcagaaaacacaaaaaaattaaccaaatattgaatatatgatatttattaataatttcactCAAAAAGGTTATGACAATAGATGACTATTGACATACTAATAATGTCTGTCAATTATGTAACATAAATGACTGAGGGAAATTTTTGAACATGCCTTTGTGACTTAAGTAATTTTAAACCTTCAACTCTGTCAACAATAAAGCATAACTGACAAACTAACTAAACATAATGCTGAGGAGGCATGTGCATCTCCTCAGttctccctccagctcttctttgcTGGGTTCTTGACTGATGCCTATTAGTGTGGCAAATTGTCAAAGAAGTGATGACACTCAACGGGCATGACGTGTTTCATTGACTGGAGGTCCTGGAACTTTCTTATCCATGCTATCGGCTCCTTTCTGTACCCTTTGTGGCAGTGCTTCCCACGCAGAGTCCTCCGAGAAGGACAGCTTGAAATGGACCTTGCCTTCACTGCTAAACTGAAGAGCCCGCAAGTGATGCACAACCGGATCTCCAGCTTTTTTGCCTGGTCTGATGCTAATGAATTATgatccattcattttcaggaACTCATCATGCTTCAG harbors:
- the nol11 gene encoding nucleolar protein 11-like isoform X2, giving the protein MAALYEGYTLCGLVPAQTLSNSGVQGIEQERDSDHVVVTDSTRCVTLYKVSDQKPLGSWTVKQGQTLTCSAVFNSQTNEYVAITDYKVIRIWKEEDILLEKAFKATLSSDVWKVHCVDGAEPVVLFQRGAVRLLDSLLSAPQQPIEEVLSQEEAIRWSTNIVAETQQIVVFTTEQKGDHFLYLQRLNPNTLQRYRLEREEPGVAPLSFSASYRDKHIRLLYLYPNGHVYQSVVSVRGLATEEGTQALSLPRSLLLALPVGEGPLEAASAMVLDEAHVAVVGVPHPSAGADFLCIWNTNFQTLQAGKEMAGKIYGQLWCYSNKLFIPHGKTLSVIPFVCPTSSLAYALGKLRQAKTEDSKAPASVPSWNNILHGEKAQPSRTVETRKTRTTRKTQSTPCLTTDQVLELIKTAPVEDVQKEVEGLLSRSDIQDLQPSVGRLVSVLVSRSLADPAFYTPSTLAQLVHTQGLCHSVCPDLVLLALERKDYFLCQLCLQFFPDIPEAVTCACLMAFISMPDVDAEKGSLEPDSVSFMETLISQERGQVGLQNGFSPPSLDEQHSDAHRGGDVIITNAEEKEKTSTPTEQMCPVGLHKAVLLNEVLQTAYSDTFLLPHLKDLSSQNVVLFLQYLQFLYLKFSQDAVPQMGLRSPSLAQIMDWVCLVLDAHFTVLVMTPEAKGLLLNLHNFVKSQVRLVSELGKIESSLQELNKMKEKRDIGQYSIEVIELF
- the nol11 gene encoding nucleolar protein 11-like isoform X1, producing the protein MAALYEGYTLCGLVPAQTLSNSGVQGIEQERDSDHVVVTDSTRCVTLYKVSDQKPLGSWTVKQGQTLTCSAVFNSQTNEYVAITDYKVIRIWKEEDILLEKAFKATLSSDVWKVHCVDGAEPVVLFQRGAVRLLDSLLSAPQQPIEEVLSQEEAIRWSTNIVAETQQIVVFTTEQKGDHFLYLQRLNPNTLQRYRLEREEPGVAPLSFSASYRDKHIRLLYLYPNGHVYQSVVSVRGLATEEGTQALSLPRSLLLALPVGEGPLEAASAMVLDEAHVAVVGVPHPSAGAGKDFLCIWNTNFQTLQAGKEMAGKIYGQLWCYSNKLFIPHGKTLSVIPFVCPTSSLAYALGKLRQAKTEDSKAPASVPSWNNILHGEKAQPSRTVETRKTRTTRKTQSTPCLTTDQVLELIKTAPVEDVQKEVEGLLSRSDIQDLQPSVGRLVSVLVSRSLADPAFYTPSTLAQLVHTQGLCHSVCPDLVLLALERKDYFLCQLCLQFFPDIPEAVTCACLMAFISMPDVDAEKGSLEPDSVSFMETLISQERGQVGLQNGFSPPSLDEQHSDAHRGGDVIITNAEEKEKTSTPTEQMCPVGLHKAVLLNEVLQTAYSDTFLLPHLKDLSSQNVVLFLQYLQFLYLKFSQDAVPQMGLRSPSLAQIMDWVCLVLDAHFTVLVMTPEAKGLLLNLHNFVKSQVRLVSELGKIESSLQELNKMKEKRDIGQYSIEVIELF